The Bdellovibrio sp. ZAP7 DNA segment ACCTGGATCCCGCAGCGGCCCGCAAACGTGTCGCTCACTTGGCAGAGATGCTTCAGTGCACGCATGTTCTGCACACGCAGCTTCGCCGCTTGTCTTTAGGCGAGCGTATGAAGATGGAGATCATCGGCGCCCTTTTACATGAGCCCCAGATTTTATTCCTGGATGAACCGACAATCGGTTTGGATATCGTGGCCCAAGAAACGATTCGCGAATTCCTGGATCAATACGTGAAAGAAAAATCTCCGACGATTATTCTTACCAGTCACTATATGGATGATATCGCGCAACTTGCTGACAAATTACTTCTGATCAGCAAAGGCAATATCGTGTACCAAGGCAGCGTGGAAGAATTCGTTGCTAAATCCAATCAAGAACTAGCTCAAAATGAAGAGGTCGATTTTGAAGAAGTCATTCGCCGTTTTTTGGAAACGGAATCTCGCGTTCGCTAAGCTCGCGATTGTTTCCAATCTCGAGTACAGGCTGAATTATTTCGTCGACGCTGTTTTGCAGCCGGCGCTGACCACAGGAATTGAAATCCTGTTGTGGGTGGCTGTATTCCGTGGCGCTGCCACTGCGGAAATCGCAGGATTCAGTCGCGAATACTATCTAGCCTATGCTTTGTGGGGCGCTTTCTTTGCGCGTATTTGCACCAGCTGGATGTATGAGTTCCGCATGATTCAAGAAATTGATTCGGGCAGCATCAACGCGATTTTAACTCGTCCGATGACTTACTATGAATATTATTTCTCGCAGTTGATGGGATATAAATTCATTACGACGATCGTTTCCATGATCATTCCTATTTTGGCCGTCATTATCTTTGCATTGCCGACCAAGTTCGAACGCCTGCCGATGGCGTTTGCTTTGGAATTCTATTATTTGATCTTGGTTCATTCCATCAGCTTCGTGGTTGCAGCATGTGCATTTCATTTGAATAAAATCTATTCCTTCACGGGAGCTAAGAATTTAGCTCTGTGGCTGTTGACCGGCGAACTTTTCCCTCTGGATTTGATGCCTGAACCTGTTAAATCGATCGTTATAGCGCTTCCATTCAGCTCGGGCGTTTACGTACCGGTGGGTTACCTAACCGGTCGTTTGGAAATCGCATCTGTATATCAATCATTCATTTCAGTGACGATTGGTATTGTCGTGGTGAATATTGTTGGCGCCGTGATCTGGAAACGCGGACTGAACGCTTACACAGGAACGGGAGCCTAAGATGACAGTTATAAAAAAATACTGGTTCTTATATCTTTCCATGTTCCGCGCAAGCTTCATCGCCGATCTTGAATACCGCGTGAACTTCTTAACTAGAATCGTGACGGATATTTTCTGGTATATCGCTCAGATCGCAACCTTTGAAGTCTTATTCCTGCACACTCCCATGATCGGTGCTTGGAACCAAGCCCAAATGCGCGTCTTTCTGGGAGTGGTTTTCGTCGTCGATGCCTTGTACATGATTATCCTGTCGGAGAATTTGGATCAGTTCTCTGAAAAAGTCAGAAAAGGCGATCTGGATTTGCTCTTAGCAAAACCCGCGAATTCGCAATTCATGATCAGCATGCAAAAAGCCTGCACTCCTGCGATCGGCAACCTTGGGATTGCCACAACGTGGTTCGTGTATAGCTTACTTCAATTACCTGATTTTGAATGGCTGCGCTTGCTATGGTTGATTATCCTCATCCCATGCGGATTG contains these protein-coding regions:
- a CDS encoding ABC transporter ATP-binding protein; translation: MAIVIETQDLTRVYKSYQKPEGFTNSLKGFFNRKYQEKVALNKTTLQIESGQIVGLVGANGAGKTTLLKMLSGLVTPTGGEASVLGYRPWERKNEFLRQISILLGQKNQLWWDISPADSYALLARIYDLDPAAARKRVAHLAEMLQCTHVLHTQLRRLSLGERMKMEIIGALLHEPQILFLDEPTIGLDIVAQETIREFLDQYVKEKSPTIILTSHYMDDIAQLADKLLLISKGNIVYQGSVEEFVAKSNQELAQNEEVDFEEVIRRFLETESRVR
- a CDS encoding ABC-2 family transporter protein: MKKSFAVFWKRNLAFAKLAIVSNLEYRLNYFVDAVLQPALTTGIEILLWVAVFRGAATAEIAGFSREYYLAYALWGAFFARICTSWMYEFRMIQEIDSGSINAILTRPMTYYEYYFSQLMGYKFITTIVSMIIPILAVIIFALPTKFERLPMAFALEFYYLILVHSISFVVAACAFHLNKIYSFTGAKNLALWLLTGELFPLDLMPEPVKSIVIALPFSSGVYVPVGYLTGRLEIASVYQSFISVTIGIVVVNIVGAVIWKRGLNAYTGTGA
- a CDS encoding ABC transporter permease; this encodes MTVIKKYWFLYLSMFRASFIADLEYRVNFLTRIVTDIFWYIAQIATFEVLFLHTPMIGAWNQAQMRVFLGVVFVVDALYMIILSENLDQFSEKVRKGDLDLLLAKPANSQFMISMQKACTPAIGNLGIATTWFVYSLLQLPDFEWLRLLWLIILIPCGLIALYSMRFMMAATAVIFARSENLQFIWYQIYRLGMRPDSIYVPWLKWMLLTALPVGVIASVPAKALLEPPPYELFAWVVALSVILIYITNKFWKFALKSYSSASS